TTGGATTCATGTTTGCTTCGTCGCCACTGCCGTAAGTTTGCTGCTCATAATTCCTGTTGGTGTGCTGAGGCATCGTCATGGGCGTTCCCATGTGGTATGAGTGTGTAGCAACTGCCATGCTGTTGTATGGCCCAGACTGCGACGTAAGAGTAGGATCTGTAGGGCCGCTGGAGGAGGCCGCATACTGGTCGCGGTAGGTGTTGTTGTCGTACGTCGATACTGAATTCGAACGAGGAGCCTGCAGCGCTACATGGGCAAGAGACTCAGTAGCAGTGCGTTTGACGATGCTATCGTTGATATTACTAAGCGATCCATCGACGATCCTTGAAATCGCCTGCTTCAACCTGTTTCCAGACCCGAGGAAGTGGTCGCACTCGCCAAGGACATTGACCCAGgctgccatatcgcctttGAGCTTTGTCATATCCACTGGCGACATTTGGTCCTGTCGAATGGACGAGATGAACAAGGTCGTGAATGCAGCCGCGATGTAGACAACAGTGTTGATCCAGGGAATGTCGAGACTCTTCTTGTTCATCATCGCTGTGCAGTTGTGAAGCATTCTCTGTGACGCGTTCAAGCACTTGTCCAGGTTCGATTTGACAACAGCCGCGTCAGTTGACCGACAAACCCCTGGGTGGTGCAGGAGCAGATTATACGCCTGATACCAGTACTCCAGGTACAGGGAAAAGATGTGATCGTCTTCTGACACACGTGACGGATCACGCAGCTCATAAGGCAATTCGTCTTTCCATTGCTGGATACCAGCTTCGAGACGTTTCAAGCTGTCCAGGTATGCTTTTGGTGAATGCCGCACAGCGTAGATGGACTTGAAAAGGTCTAGTTCCAAAACGGTGTATTTGGCAACCTGGATGCCAACCTGGAAAGAGCATTGATGGAAGGCGTCATATTTGGCCTCCTCGCTGGGAATGCAGTCGTTCATTGGCTCGGGGAACTCGACGTCCATGTCCTCATTACTAATCGGCATTGGACGTCCGAGTTTTCCGTTGAGATTGACCTGTAGTGCCATGAGACACCAGAAAACGCGCTTCCTCATTTCGATATCCAACTTGCTCAGCTTCCCTGAGTTTTCTGCCCATACCTTGACGGACCTGTGTAGGCCGAGTTGCAGAGCGAATAGGTAGACAGTCGACGTCATGATCCAAGCTGCACCTGGTTTGGGAAAGGTTCGCAAGTGGTGGCATATCATAGCCAAGGCCTGCACGTCCTGCCATCCATGGTCGCCATGGATGAGCTTACTGTAGAAAGTGAGAGCGTAGTGGTAGTGGGCATGCGAATCCTGTAGCATTGTGCTACCGCTGTGCTGGCTATTCCGAATCGCTATTTGATACATGATGGTCGCAAGCATCATGTGCACTGTTACGATTTCGGGCGCAGTGGGCGTGAAGTTGGGATCGTTGCCAATTTTCCAGATCTAGGCACGTCAGTCGTGTACAATGCATATGCAGGGGTGTGTCATACCAAATCCAGAAAAACTGGCCTGTGAACGAGCATAGTGTAGGGATTCAAAGACCGGAGATACCATATGGTGTACTCATACAATTCGGTGTATGGTGGTAGCTCAATCCTGTCGACATGCTGACCAGAAATGGCAATGTTGATTAAGGTGGTGTAGGACATGGGTGAGGCTTCGTACTCGGTCTCGCCCGCCATGAAGTCAGTAATGTCAATCTCAGTGCCGAAGATGGAAAGAGATGTGCCTTTGATGTGGCTGAGGGGAGAATCGCCGGCAGCTACGCCAAGGTAATTGTCGCCGAGTGAGCCATGCTTGAAGTGAGGCAGCGTTTCGCTCTTTGCCGCGGCACCCGCTGGAGCATAGCCGGGCAGTGGCGAGGAACTCGTCTGTCGCGGACCTTCAGTCCAGGGCTGGCTCTCGCTGGTGACCGAAGACCAAGGATGGCTGGGTGGTTGCAAGGCGTTGTAGGCGGGAGGGGCGCGGGGCTCGATGTTGTGCTCTTTCAGTTGGGCTTGTAGATCTGCGATCTGCGAACGCAGATATGAGTTCTCCGACTCCATGGCCTCGGCGTGACCGCGTACTGTGGCGCGTCCAGTGATGCGGTCCGTGGTGCGACAGGGCGTTCTGTTCTGCTCACAGGGTGTGCAGCCTTCGGGGCGGCCATCACAGCGGATCTTGCGGATCTGCGGGCGTGTTAGCTGTGCCTGGTGTGCTTATGGTGCTGTGGTGCGCGCAGCAGGAGCGATCAAGGGCTTCGAGTCGCGTGGTGGAAGGAACGACTACACACTGTGGTCGCATGGAAGGCGCCATGGTAGCTCTTTCCCGGGCGCAGGTGCTATCGTCGACTGCGTCATGCAACTACAACTTCAACTACGTACCTTGCAGCGGTCGCACGCCTGACCAGTCCGCTTGGAATCGGCGAGCTTCTTCTTGACGGAGCCAGAGAAGTCATTGTTGGCGGGACGGTGCTGTGGACTCGCGCCATCAGTGTGTTCGATACGCTGTATTTTGTGAATGAGATTTGGGTCGTCGTCCGGGGGTCGTTTCGTCGCCATCGTTTGCGATGCACGTCGACGTGAACGAGACGGGAAATGCCGTGGGTTCTTGATACGACCGATGCGAGCAACCCAGGAAACGCCTCGGGTGGCTTGGACTATCACCTGTCAGTCTCCAGACGCATAGCCGCTAGCCTTGGGCTGTGGATTCGAGCGTCACGACACGGGCGTAGGCTCTGTGCAACAGAAACCAAACAAGAAGGCGGTGCTTTGTCGAGAGGTGAGGTTGCGATGCTGCGGGAGTAAAGGCTGTTTGATCCAACGCGATGTCGTAGCCTCGGCGACGCTGAAAAGGCACGGGCGCGCTCTCCGCAGGCCCTCGAGCGATCGAGTGTGCCCGCCCTTTATTGGTTCCGCTCCAGCACTGGGAAACCCATCGCTAAAGGCTGCGACGGTCTGCCCTGACAGTTCGGCGAATTTAGTTTGTTCTTGTAAGGATCGCCGTGGAGATCTGCCCTGATTCGTTGTAGACGTTCACCACTCACTTATCCATGCTGGTCTAAACAATGCGCTTGCCACACCCCGCTACTGCTCGAACCAGCGCCCCAAGACGTCTGCTAACAGCTAGTAGCTAGCACCGCTCAACCACGATCTGCCCAGCTGCCACCCTGGGAGATTGGCACTGCACATCGTACACGCCGCCCGCGCACTCAAACGACCAAATTCACTGGAGGCGACGGTCCCAAACTTCCAAATAGGCCTGCCCGCCCGCCCTAGTGCACATCACACACATCCGAGTCGCCTACCATGGTGTCGGTGCGAGTGCGAACCTTCACCCTACCACACTACCTCGCTTACCCCGTGCACGTTGGCCTGTTCACCGACGTTGCCAACGCCGCCTTCCTTCGCAGCCAGCTGCTCGACGCCAACCCGCATTTCGACTATGCATTTCTAGATGCATCCATGGTAGGACCCTGTCTCATATCCTCAGCGTTACTTTTTCCGTCGCCCTACGCCGCCTCATCATTCCAGAGCCTCAGATGGTGGAAATGAGTCGTAACCGGAGATGCCCCCGATGCCGGGTCACCTGACGGTGCTGTTGCTACGCAAGTCTGCCCGAAGATGCAGACTAGTATACAAAACGGTGACGAGAAGCCGTGACACCTGGTTCCTTGTAACGACTTGGCATCCGCATCCAGTCCTGTTTCCGTCGTCTGCATAGTCTCCTCTTCATCCTTATGAGGCCCTACCCTGCCTCCGCTTACCGACTACCATCGTTTGAAGCCACCGTACACGCACGCTTCACTACTAATTTACCACGGCAGATCATCTCACCGCAGCACCTCCTCTCAGCTACCTTCCTGGCTCTGCACAACTTCCTGACCTCCCGCCCCAAGACTCGCACCCCTCACTCGGAACTGGTATTCCGACTTTCTCCCAACAACAATATTGGCGAGTCGTATAAGAAATTTGGCATCTCAGATACCACTACCACCCTCATCGCTGTCAAGCTGCCTCTCTCAACGTCCGGCCCAGAAGGCGTTTATTCAAAGGATGAATCAATCACTAATGAAAGTGTGAGCAAACATCTTGAAAGCGTCATAGAGGGGGCTTGTGTGGATATCGGGGAGACGGGGGAGCAGCTGTCCATGTCACGTGATGTTGCAAAGATAAGGAAAGTGTATAAACTGGGTGGGGGAGACGGCGCAGGTGCAGGGAAGAAAGGGAGCAAGGGTGCTATCGTAGATGGACATGGTAATGGTGAGAAGATGGAAGATGAGATAGCGAAGATGGAAAGTGTGATCCTCGGTATTATTGCTTTGAAGGGGTCGTGAGCCATAAGCCAGACCAACAACACTTTGCAGGGGGCGGGCGCGGGGGTACCATGGACTGTCAAGGCAATAGCCCCGAGTCATGCATGCACGGGAGAGGCTGAAATGCAAGATCGGCCCAATGCAAATGGAGCGATAGGAGGAAGAAGGGCCAGATGCACAGATTAACTCAAGTAATACTTCTCACACCGACTATGCTACATGTTTCGCGGCCCTATGAATGCACACGCGTCATATGGTGTCGTCCAATCTTATAGCTCCTGGTATTCGGGCTTGAGGAAATCGGCCATGTTCTTGGGCTTGGGGTATGGGTTCACAGGGTGGGCGTGGTGGTCTGAGTGGCTGTGACCGTGAGCATCCTCTTGGGGGCCGACGTAGTGCATCTCGTATACGGAACCGCACTCCATGCAGCGGGACTTGGGCTCGTCGCGAGTAAGGGTGATCCAGAGAACGTTGTGGGAGTCGGCAGGGAAGCCAGTGCATCCAACGTATTGCTCGTCTCCGGCCGCGTTGACGGTAATTGGGTCTTCCATGGTGCCTGTAATCCATTAGCATCACATTATGCACAGCCCAATATTCACGCCAGCTGATTATCTCCCCCATCGGCGATGCGGCTCCACGTACCGAGACGGCTGGCGTCCAACGGCCTCATGTCGAAGATGTCGATACCCTGCATCTTTCCGAGGATTTCCAAACGCTCGAGACCGGTAGCCTGTTCAGCATCGGTGGGAACGGTACCGGGCTTCGCACCCGGGGGAAGCAGGTCGGCCTCGCTCTTGATCTCTGAAGTCGCCCTCGTCAGCAATTGAACCCCTCACAACGCGCTAACGGCGGCTGCAGGCGCAACATACCATCGAGCTTCTTGAATCCCGCGAGAACACTGGGAGAGTCGGCTGAGTGTCCAGTTTCTTTTTGTGCAATGTTGTTCTCTTTGGCTTCCTTGGCTTCACTGCTGGCATCGCCTGCATTGGTGTCAATGGTACTTCGTGCGAACAGCTTCCTAGCGAGACCTACGGTGGACAAAGGACGTGGTAAAGGTGCGTTGCGCAAGGACGCGGGGGGCCGCTCGCCTTGCAACGGCAATGGCAGATCGCTGGAGGAACATGGCGAGAGCAATTGGGGTGGAGTGGAGAGGGTAGGCGTGGCTATCGAGCTTGTGAGTCCGTGGTCGTGAATTGACGTCGGATCATTCGAGTTCTTGGGCCTTGGCGTTATGATTAGGTAAGTCAACGCTCCCGAGGTCGCTGAGAACGCTGGGTCTCTCAGCCTTGCCCATGTTGGTCTACATGGGATTTGCTCGCAGTCTCTTCTGTAAAATAAGGGGCAAAACTGACAAAGACAAGTGCTTGATGCGCCATGTCAAATAGGTGAAGTGCAGAAGTGATGAGTGATCGCATCTTGCAATGAGTAGCTCGATCATGGACAGCTATTGTACATCTCCAAGCGGGATGGCCACCTAGGTACGCTGCCTCGATCTTAGACACTAATGGATGGTGACAGAACCGCCCCTGGGTCACCTTACCGGAGTGCGGGCGGCCATGAAGCTCTTATCTCCTGTCAGACACAGCCTTGACCACAACAATACACGGAATACATCTTCTTGACCAACAACCGACAATGTCCTTCAAGCCAGCACTCGTAGTCGTGGACATGCAAGAAGACTTTTGCCCGCCTGTGAGTTGCTCTTTCCTTATTTCCGGCACTTGCTAACAGCCCAGGACGGAGCACTGGCAGTGACGGGTGGTCGCGATATCGTACCGACTATCAACGAGTTCCTCGAATACCCGTTTGCACTCAAAGTCGCGACCAAAGACTACCATCCCCGAGACCACATTTCCTTCGCGTCCAACCACACAGCGCCGAACAATAAGCCATTCGAGTCCACAGTCACAATCAAGAACCCGCATAACCCAGAGGAGACGCAGGAAACGCGCCTATGGCCGGACCACTGCATTCAAGGTACTAAGGGTGCAGAGCTGCTGCCAGAGCTGTTGGTTAGTAAGGTGGATCGCATAGTGGAGAAGGGGCAGGATAAGCGCGTCGAGATGTACTCGGCCTTTGCGGATCCGTTCAAGAGTCCATGTGTAGCTAAGAGCAACCTGGCAGAGACATTGCGCATGGCTGGCATCACCGATGTCTATGTCGTAGGCTTGGCAGCCGACTATTGTGTGAAATATACTGCCATCGATGCGCAAAAGGAAGGATTCAAGACGTGGGTCGTTAGTGATGCGGTCAAAGCAGTGGATCCTTCATCGATGGACGACGTGCACAAAGAGTACACCGAAATTGGTGTCACGGTGATAGGCAAGGGCGATGCGCAGATGCAGAAGGTGAGGGATCTGATGTAAAAAGTCATGCGACTCCGGAGCTGTATGGGCAAATCTGCGACAGCGTGATGATCCAGACAAGGTGCATGTACATATGTAGAGATTTAGGCAGCGATACCCTCTTTGCTTACACTACGAGTCGGCTTGTGATATCTCAAAGATTCAATACTGCGGTGCAAGTGG
The sequence above is a segment of the Pyrenophora tritici-repentis strain M4 chromosome 3, whole genome shotgun sequence genome. Coding sequences within it:
- a CDS encoding CGI-121 domain containing protein, coding for MVSVRVRTFTLPHYLAYPVHVGLFTDVANAAFLRSQLLDANPHFDYAFLDASMIISPQHLLSATFLALHNFLTSRPKTRTPHSELVFRLSPNNNIGESYKKFGISDTTTTLIAVKLPLSTSGPEGVYSKDESITNESVSKHLESVIEGACVDIGETGEQLSMSRDVAKIRKVYKLGGGDGAGAGKKGSKGAIVDGHGNGEKMEDEIAKMESVILGIIALKGS
- a CDS encoding cytochrome c oxidase polypeptide IV, mitochondrial precursor, yielding MFLQRSAIAVARRAAPRVLAQRTFTTSFVHRDASSEAKEAKENNIAQKETGHSADSPSVLAGFKKLDEIKSEADLLPPGAKPGTVPTDAEQATGLERLEILGKMQGIDIFDMRPLDASRLGTMEDPITVNAAGDEQYVGCTGFPADSHNVLWITLTRDEPKSRCMECGSVYEMHYVGPQEDAHGHSHSDHHAHPVNPYPKPKNMADFLKPEYQEL